The proteins below are encoded in one region of Sminthopsis crassicaudata isolate SCR6 chromosome 1, ASM4859323v1, whole genome shotgun sequence:
- the TIMM13 gene encoding mitochondrial import inner membrane translocase subunit Tim13 yields the protein MEGSFGSDFGGAAGAGGGKLDPGLIMEQVKVQIAVANAQELLQRMTNKCFRKCIGKPGSSLDNSEQKCIAMCMDRYMDAWNTVSRAYNSRLQRERANM from the exons ATGGAGGGCAGCTTCGGTTCGGATTTCGGGGGTGCGGCGGGGGCCGGGGGCGGGAAGCTGGACCCAGGGCTCATCATGGAGCAGGTGAAGGTGCAGATCGCCGTGGCCAACGCGCAGGAGCTGCTGCAG AGGATGACGAATAAGTGTTTCCGGAAGTGCATTGGGAAGCCCGGCAGCTCCTTGGATAACTCCGAGCAG AAGTGCATTGCGATGTGCATGGATCGCTACATGGATGCCTGGAATACAGTGTCCCGCGCCTACAACTCTAGATTGCAGCGGGAGCGAGCCAACATGTGA